The nucleotide sequence taaacgaaaattatcaaaagcttcacacactcttgatcaagacagtgtgaagcaaaaccaatttatggtgccaacaagagcttcattaaaggagttcaaccacaattatcaaaagcttcacacactcttgatcaagacagtgtgaagcaaaaccaatttatggtgccaacaagagcttcatcaatggtaggcaaccacaattctcaaaagcttcacactattgatcaagacagtgtgaagcaaaaccaatttatggtgccaacaagagattcatcaaaggagttcaaccacaattctcaaaagcttcacacactcttgatcaagacagtgtgaagcaaagccaatttatagtgccaacaaaagcttcatcaatgaagggtaactacaactcgtagaaagcttcacacactcttgatcaagattattcgaagcaaattcaatttatatggttcatccaaaccttcgactactacaaggtgtggcttgcatcacaatctcttgctcaacagtgtggaagcaaaatttgtatatgttgtctcttccacattttcaaatttctaattttcctaaaaaaagaaaaaaaattgggaaattcaacaaatttctagttttcccaaaaaaaaaaaaaaggaaattgggaaattcaacaaagcttcatcaatggaggacaactacaaattctcaaaagcttcacactatcttgatcaagatagtatgaagcaaaatcaattcatagtacccaacaaaagcttcaactccaaaacttcacctacaaagcttcacccacaaaagcttcacccataaaagcttcacctacaaaagcttcacctacaaaagcttgacccaccacaaaagcttgacccacaaaaacttcacctacaaaagcttcactcacaaaaacttcactcacaaaaacttgacccacaaaagcttcaacacaaaagcttcacctacaaaagcttcacacactcttgaccaagatagtgtgaagcaaaatcaattcatggtacctaacaaagcttcaacctcaaagcttcacctacaaatcttcaacaccaaaggttaaatatatatatattttcgaaaattcgaaaattcggaaattcagaaattcgaaaattcaaaaacaaaaaaaattgcctaggcctcatcttctttgagccttacaactttcataacaaatatatatgaagaaggagttttgggctaccacttagaaaggaaaatggtgaagttttgttactttagaaacttggctactagtaagacacctcattcgtcaactccctcgatcggagacttgggggactcttaccatatgctactgcaccttaatactcggaagtctcacgaccactcactGACTTGGATTAtacaagtctccaaccgagaaatttttctcactcaggaaattaagggagcactacctcaacatacatgcttcactcacaaaacttcaacatacaagattcaacaaaagaaaaaattcaaagaacttagtgaagaaggttttggtgtatttaacacaatacgttgaaatgaagcaaagcttatttattgatatctccaataagttacaaatatgtacatatacatgagtcaaaataaacaaacaagagggagccttcacaaaggttgctcaagagaagtctcagcagtcagcagagccctagaaagagaaggcaccggagggtgatcatttagagcctcagtactggacagaaccccagaaggaagaggcatcagaggttgattatttggagcttcattacgcgatacaaccccagaagacgaaggcaataaatgcctttggaacaaacccacaaacctctgatgatcaagtaaaatctgaccatcagattcctgcagctggtcaagcttattcttcatgtttgtagcatagtcatgtgcgagtatgtgcaactgtttattctcatgcttgagccctctaatatcctatttgagacttatcacttcagccgctaataattcaacttggcgggttcgagcaaataggcgttgggtcaTAGTAGACACAGaatctgcacactgaacactgaaaaccaaagaatccttaacaggcaacccatcagaccgtttggaaagtagtctgttatatttgggagtgagaaggttcttggccaccaccgcaacggtcatatcattcttcatcatagattccccaacggtaagaggactagtaggggataagaaggataggcgtcatatgttgtcttgaggagacatagctgcctcttcaccaaagttcaagtcaaaacgacggtcggataggccagacatttttagaaataaggaaggagaaatgaggtccaataaatctctgaagtacaaaaataaggggaaaattcctataagcaataactctctgaatgtacttcttgcacacaattggttcccttataaaaaaaaagggcaacagggccgttggttcaaaaatcgaagaagcaccactcTTCAGatttcgaaaaggcaccactctccacacgcaacattagcttctcgggtaccacagataactttgccaaagatctctgacaaagtttagacacataaattttgaaggcccagctaccctactattacccacaagggtcaAGGAATAGCAccattgcttgataactggaaagtccctatgtgtgtcaccctccgtgctccgtggcaaggcagactggaaaaaatgcccaacctttactcacattcgagaaaacactcccaacaagattgcttgctcaaaaatcgaagaggcaccgctctccgaatctcgagagtcagacttccaacatgattacttgctcaaaaatcaaagaagcaccgccttccgaatctcgagagccaaactcctaacaggattactttctcaaaaatcgaagaggcaccgctctctgaatctcaagagctaaactcctaacaagattgctttctcaaaaatcgaagaggcaccgttttccgaatctcgagagccatatccttaacaggattgcttgttcgaaaaccaaagaggcaccactctccgaatttcgagagccaaatttccttCGATAAAGCCTGtctacaatcttcacacgcaacatcagctttcaagataccatagaccacttttcaaagtgctctgacaaagttaaaacatgtgaagtttgtagctcctactacattgctatgaccaagaagggaaaatgaatagcattactacttgttgttagggagactcctatatatgtcgacctccatcctccacgaacaggcagacctgcaaaaatgctcaacccttcctcatatctgagagggcactcccaacgaagcctctcgaaatactcagctttcttcccccctaaATAATACATatacaaaccagccacaccaaagcaagagtatttcatatcatcaggatcaaaagcaagagtatcccatatcatactttttccctgtcttttcctttacccttgttcttacctacaagacaatgagaaagagagcaatcagtcagcacttggaatcaagcttccagtcaggaactgactgcctaaaaccccttgcctgattacttacctggcattgctctcgagtactcatcttcaacatcttatgcttccataaaagataccacatctgcctgaggaacagatagggcaagtgagaaggatacaatgaagcATGTGGGGATAAGGGCAACAGAACATGTGTCGATTCATCTactacttcgtcaacagcaaaagtatcccatatcatcaaggtcgaacgcactcttgatttgatggacttgttttgaccctcaaattcttgagtcggccttatactctggaggaaaccagaaaaccctccaacctagttcaagaataagcatgtggaaagttacttcgtcaaaagcaaaagtatctcatatcatctcttctcattttttcttctgtttATCCTTTATGccgcctgcaagatagggagaatgagaacaatcagcctaaactcgaaatcaaacttctaatcTGGGACTAATTActgggagctctgattgcttaccttgtctgtcacctcttttggcagatctcctagctcggcgacttgggggactcctactacatggtttatatcgcgtttgaccaagcctgaaactaaaagtaagcttcaagtaaaattgatacattaccttgtgcatttccactggttaaagataccacccctggatggaggaaaagtacttccatagaagatgccacatcttcttacgagacagataaggcaagtgaaaatgataccacacttcggtacttagaagtttcgtgattactcagcaacttggatcttgcaagtccccaaccaaggagcttccctcactcgggaacttaggggagcactgtttgtaccatacttgaccaatcccgaaactactaagcaccggtcaacgttataccgtcaaggaaccagaagagtttccctccaaccaggaagccaatcacagtgcgacacgtgttgacatcagaagccaatcataacgcgacacgtgtcaacatcagaagccaatcacaacacgacacgtgtcaatgtcaaaacaaagctagaaactctcttctataaaaggagatcattctcccacaatatttcctaatgtcatttgtactaaatcattcactagtactcactaaaggagagcttgaacctatgtacttgtgtaaacccttcacaattaatgagaactcctctactccgtggacgtagccaatctaggtgaaccacttacagcttgtgtttgtttccctgtccctatccattgacatacttatccataccggtgaccgaagcaatctagcgaaggtcacaaacttaacactttctgttgtaccaaaatcctcactgattttgtgcatcaacaaatttgaTGATTGTGAGTTCTGAATCTGCTTTATATGCTGCAACTGAAAGTGATATCATTGTTGGTGTGAAAGTCGGTCGAAATGCCACAACTGAAAGTGATATCATTGTTGGTGTGATGGACAATGGAATTTGGCCTGAAGCTAAGAGCTTTAAAGATGAAGGTTTTGGTCCTCCTCCTAAGAAGTGGAAATGTGTTTGTGAAGGCGGCAAAAATTTCACTTGCAACAAGTATGTCTCTCAATATTTACATGCATAAAGTTATCAATTATACGAATTAAAACTTTTGGTTGAGTTTcttcatttcaaaatttcataattaaaCTACTTTTGTAATGGTTTTGCCTTTCTACTTTGCAACATTTAGTCAACATTAAGAAATGTTTGTTTTGCAAAAAGATCGTTGGTGCTCGATATTACTTAACAGACACTACAAGGGATTTCCGGGGTCATGGAACTCACTGTGCATCAATTGTAGCCAGGAGTCCTGTAAAGGATGTAAGCTTTTACGGACTAGTAAATGGTACTGGAAGAGGAGGTGTACCTGCTGTGAGAATCGCAACATATAAAGTCTGTGATCTTGATGTCGGGTGTAGTTCAGACGGTATCTTGGCTGCTTTTGACCATGCAATTGTTGATGAAGTTGACATCATTTCAATTTCACTTAATGGATTTTTTCGTTCTGAGCCTCATTTTTATATTGACCTGATTGCAATTGGTGCCTTTCatgccatgaagaaagggaTACTAACTTTACAGTCTGCCGGAACCATATTTAATAGTTATAAGGTTGGTCATGTGACAAGTGTAGCACCATGGATATTCACAGTTGCAGCTAGTACCACAGATCGTCGGATTATTGACAGCACTATTCTTGCAAACGGAAAGAAACTAGTCGTATGTctcatccacttcctttttcaacaaaataaaaacattttatGAATACTTGTATATAGTGTGGCTCAGATTGTTTTCATTTCAATACTTTTTAAGTTCTTATCACAAACAGGGGCACTCTACAAACACGTCCACATCAAATGGAACAAATTTTCCTCTCATATATGGAAAaaatgcttcaagaacaaattGCTCTCAAATGCTAGCTAGCTAATTCTTGTCCCCGTTTCACTTTTACTGCATACAATATAAAGGAATAAAAATGAAACTATAGTACTGACTTCTTGTTGCATTTTAGTATATGTTGGGAAGGTTACCTGGACCCTGATTTAGTTAAGGGAAAGATAGTTGTATGTGAGAAGAACACTGGAATTCCTGGGGCTTACAGATATGGGGCAGTTGGgataatttttgttaattttatgaacGAAACTTTTTCTCAAGTTCTCCCATTTCCTGGGGTGAATTTAATCATAGAAGAGTTAAATGTGGTCAAGTCCTACATGAACTCCACCAAGTATAGATTCATTTCAATACTGTTAAGGTTGGCAATTTTCGATCACGTTGCTTTTTAAAGTCTTGAAAGCCTCTAACAAAACATTTGTCGCACTGAAGAAGGTGATAAATTTTAACAAGATACCGTAATGCAACTCGAAATTGGCACAAAATTTGTGTACTTGTGTTGATACTGAAGAAAGATGAAGTCCaaccagtggcggatccaggaaaaAATATTCGGAGGATCACATGTAAAAATTCACAAATATTTCTTAGACATATAACCTTAAaaattagggaactttaacgaaaagctcccggtactgttcactttaacgaaaaaccacatgtttacactaaaaagtcaatcctggtactattcactttaccctttattttgtcttcatcattaaaactcaaagttttcaaaccctttttattagttttcctaactATGTTTCCATCTAAGTTACAATTATGCTCATTAtcaatgaaagaaaaaacattGTTTTCGATATAAACCACTATGCTATTACTCAACTATTGATCTTCCATTCAATATCGCAATGGACTTTTCAAAATATTCATAGCGAAAAATGCTTTATCCATCGAAGGCTGAAACAGTAGCTACTAGTATAACCAAAACCAatgtaattaacaaatacacATGATTATAAACTCATACAAACCAACTCCTCACACAAAACTTAACTCATTCAATATCTAGATAAAAACTTTCATCAATTTATCAACATAAATTGAAATGGAGCTATAAAACATAAAGTCAAGCAACTAAAAAAACATAGTGTATATTATTTGttgaaatataattacaaaaaggaTGAATATTATTATTGATTATTATTCTTACTACATAAAAAATAGAGTAATTGCACTCATTGTGCTGATAGGATTCTAGACTCAACAGATTATgccatgtatcaaaagaataCAAGACGACGTCGTTCACAAAATAGAAAAACAGGATTTCAGGTTGTCCTCTTCAAATCACACAAGGCCTCATACTCTGCAAGATTGCAACCTAATAATTGACGGCGATCTCAATGAAACACAAGGGAAATCTTTTCCAAATTTCAGACTTTGGATTGTGTTTTGGCCGATAAATTGCCGATTTTGTCAAATGTATGAAGGGAAATTTCAACCCTCAAAAGGGCAGCACCCAAGTTATCTATGGAAATTCACAAGAGTTTGGAGGGTCAGCTGACCCTCCTTGCCCCTTAATGCATCCGCCCCTGAGTGTAACTATAAAACTAAATGACAATATAGTGAATAGTTCAATtatttataagcacatgcaagttACCTTCATTCATACTCTCAATACGTTGGCCCCCTCATGTGTGGCAATTTTCAAGTTTAACACGTGTACACAAATTGACGTAAAGCATGTGTAGTCGTTTGCTTTACACATGTGACAACCTACTTTGATATCATAAAAGAAGTTGAGATTTCACCATAAacctaattggcaatatgggagtAGTTCAACTACTCATAAACACATACAAGATCCCGTCTTTTCCAAACTACTCTTAACAGATAATTAGTTGATATGAACTCTTAATTAGTGCACGTcataaaattacatttcatcGTTCGAACTTGTAAAtattagggctggtttggtattcctgtgctttgaaaaaaaaaattatttctactgtgctgtgagaataagctcatttttgctgcttcacgttttcaggtttttttcacccaaaactgtgaaaataagctgtttttaagagtttaccaaacacattttttagttcagcttttttttttacctactttttataaaaacattttAGTACCAAATCAGTACTTAGTATTCTCAAGATAAGTTTGACAATGTTGAGGTTATACTTTAATCATTGCAATTTAGTCTAAAGTTACACAATAATACAAGGTAAGGTTATGCTTTTTGGTTATGGGTAGATGCAATTGCATTACAAAATCATTGTTCGAATTAAAGAGTACAGTtaccttttgaaaaaaaaaatggatacaATAGTCTAACCGTAAAGAAGTGGGCTTGGGCCTCACACACAGTTGTGTGAAAACCGGCAAACCCGTTAGAAAATCCGATATTTGGCGACAGGAAGACCAAATGACGACACCACCCCTGAGAGACCGTTTCAGTGACCTTCTTGTCCGAAAATCAGAATCTTTCCCCAACGGCTACTTACAGAGAGACAGCCAAATTTAAAACTTAACGACTCTTTCACTCTTCACCGACCAATCTCGCTTTCGCTGCCGCTCACGCAACCGTACGctcctctctcgctctctccctCGCTTCGcggaaatggaagaagaaacTCAGAGCGTGCAGATCGACGGCATCCACGAAGGTGGGGACGAGTTCTACGAGAAGATTGAGGCGCCCAAGTTCGTTGATTTCACCGAACCCGACCCGTACCGGCCCGACGACCGTTACTGGTTCTGCATGCGAGTCGGTTCGTTTCACTCTAACCCAGTAACCCACAAGTTTAATTTCTTCCCTTTATTTTCAGTAATCAGAAAAAGCTCTTTCGCTTTCAAATATTGAagattttttttagatttttaagCTTGAAGATGAACTTCGTGTTATTGATTGACTGGTTAAGTGTGGATTTTAGCTTCTGTtctgttttgaatttgatttctGCTCTGGTTTGTTTGATTTGGAGctctctgtttggttgctgggaaAATTGAAGggataaattaataaattaggtGATGGGTTTTAAGGAAATGAACAAAATCAACTCAAAGATGATTAATTTGAGTGGAGCACTCTGTTTGGATGCTGAGAAAATTGAGGGGATAAAGTATTAAATTAGGTGATGGGTTTTTAGAAAATGAACAAAATCAACTTAAAGATCATTAATTTGAGTTTAATACTTTGAGTGGTTGATCCAGTTGGCTTTGGTATAAAAAACCCCTTTTTTGTTGTGGTAATGAATTTTGAGTATATTGGGGTTTGTTTTGTAGGATGCGATCAGAAGCATGAAGAAGAACTAGACTCAGAAGCGATTTACAAGAACTTTGTTCTTCGGGTGAGTTTATAAGTTCTGGTTTTCGTTTAAAGTGGGATCACATTAGTTCACTTTATTGAGATATGAAAGTATTGGAGTTTTGCAGGTTATGGCAGCAAGAAGTCCTAATGTGAAACTTAGAAAAGCACCAAGGTATACATGCAAAAGCAAAGCTCTAAATGGAGCAAATTCCAATTCCTTTTCCTACTTCTGTGATTGGGCTTCTAACAATACGATTCTCCTTTTGTTTTCTATGTACTAGTTTGAAATGTCCACTGACAGCTCCCGCAAAATCTTCCAAGCCTAGAGTATCAAGGCTGGCCCtcatttcttccttctctcGTAAGATGGTCAATGCCGAAGATAAATCCAGAAAACCTCTTCATAAGATCTGTGCAACACCAAATGCTAAGGCAAAACAACCGTCTGCTCTGTCCAAGGCTCTCACTACTCCAAGGAATCGGAAGCCCGTCTCAAATCCAGATACATTTCGAAGTGTTAGGAACCCCAAACCAAAGAATGTTGTGGTGCCAAAGAATAGGGTGGTAGCCAAAGCTCTGGTCTTTCACTCTCCGAAGAAGCCTGTGAGAACCAAGGCTTCAACGGAGTGGGGTACTCCTATGGGAAAAATTTGTTCAGCCATGAAGAAACTTGAGATCGCTAGTGGGAAGAAACATGTTTTGGAGTGTAACAAGCCATTGCCTTTAGATACTTCAAGAAAACAATTTAGAGGGCGAGAAGTCAAAAGCCGGGTTTTCAATTCTTTTCATTCTAATAATTGCAAGGGCCAGGAAGCTAAATCCATGAAAAgaaagaacatggaaaaagacTTGAAGCAACAGTGTTGTGATCCTGTGCCTCGTGAAGAGGTTGATGACAATGATTCCAGTGACAtggaaattgatgaaaaatcaaGGAAAGGTACACTGGAAGGGTTCTCCATATCAGGCACTTGTAAGAGTGGTAGACTGAATGGTA is from Malus sylvestris chromosome 5, drMalSylv7.2, whole genome shotgun sequence and encodes:
- the LOC126622658 gene encoding subtilisin-like protease SBT4.12, which produces MIVSSESALYAATESDIIVGVKVGRNATTESDIIVGVMDNGIWPEAKSFKDEGFGPPPKKWKCVCEGGKNFTCNKYIVGARYYLTDTTRDFRGHGTHCASIVARSPVKDVSFYGLVNGTGRGGVPAVRIATYKVCDLDVGCSSDGILAAFDHAIVDEVDIISISLNGFFRSEPHFYIDLIAIGAFHAMKKGILTLQSAGTIFNSYKVGHVTSVAPWIFTVAASTTDRRIIDSTILANGKKLVGHSTNTSTSNGTNFPLIYGKNASRTNCSQMLAS